From Levilactobacillus zymae, a single genomic window includes:
- a CDS encoding EamA family transporter, with the protein MYLGAVSTALAFLLWNLGLRLLHSRLSGLFFLWQPVVGALLGWWLLGEPLSLGFVIGFLLILASTWVASRFD; encoded by the coding sequence CTGTATCTGGGAGCCGTCTCGACCGCACTGGCCTTCTTACTCTGGAATCTGGGGTTACGACTTCTGCACAGCCGCTTATCCGGTTTGTTTTTCCTGTGGCAACCCGTGGTGGGCGCTTTACTGGGCTGGTGGCTATTAGGCGAGCCCCTTTCGTTAGGCTTCGTCATCGGATTTTTGTTAATTCTCGCCAGTACCTGGGTGGCGAGCCGGTTTGACTAA
- a CDS encoding gluconate:H+ symporter: MQFVILLLGILLLLFLIIKVKLNTFVSLIATSILVALGLGMNPADIADSIKNGIGSSMGELIIVFGFGAMIGRLVSDAGGSYRIARTLINIFGKKRLQVAIVIASFLIGISLLFEVGLVLVTPIVFAVALEADVPFLYLGISMAAALSATQGFLPPQPAPTAVATALGANIGEVLLIGIIVAIPCVIVAGPLWTRVIRRFSPELFVVKKSLPAFGEVKEFDLKETPGFGISVLTSLFPVIFMALATIYQMVVNGGQAPKNPHGLDAVVTMLGNPVIAMVIALLFAIWSMGLHRQRTMKEISGTIESAVKSIAMLLMVIAGGSAFKQVLIDGGVGKAVQQLMVNSSFSPIILAWFITVILRVSLGSATVAGMTASGLITPLMHSLGADPVMIALAIGAGSLAASHVNDAGFWMFSEYFDLSVKDTFKVWTTLETVISIVGVIMVMIMNAIFH, translated from the coding sequence ATGCAGTTCGTGATTTTGTTGTTAGGTATTTTGCTCCTACTGTTCTTGATCATCAAAGTAAAGCTGAATACTTTTGTGTCACTGATTGCCACCTCCATCTTGGTTGCGTTAGGTTTGGGGATGAACCCCGCCGACATTGCCGATTCCATTAAAAACGGGATTGGGAGCTCAATGGGCGAGCTAATTATCGTCTTTGGGTTCGGCGCCATGATTGGACGACTGGTATCAGATGCCGGGGGATCTTACCGGATTGCCCGGACGTTGATTAATATCTTTGGGAAGAAGCGGTTACAGGTTGCCATCGTGATTGCCTCCTTCCTGATTGGGATTTCTCTGCTGTTTGAAGTGGGGTTAGTCCTGGTTACGCCAATCGTGTTCGCCGTAGCACTGGAAGCCGACGTACCGTTCCTGTACCTCGGGATATCGATGGCGGCCGCGTTGTCCGCGACCCAAGGCTTCTTACCGCCACAACCCGCACCAACGGCCGTTGCCACGGCGTTGGGTGCCAACATTGGGGAAGTCCTGTTAATCGGGATTATCGTGGCGATTCCGTGTGTGATCGTCGCCGGTCCGCTTTGGACGCGGGTTATTCGGCGGTTTAGTCCGGAACTCTTCGTGGTTAAGAAGTCCTTGCCCGCCTTTGGTGAAGTGAAGGAATTCGACTTGAAGGAAACCCCAGGGTTTGGGATTTCCGTGTTGACTTCTTTGTTCCCAGTGATCTTTATGGCCTTGGCTACGATTTACCAAATGGTGGTCAACGGTGGTCAGGCGCCGAAGAATCCGCACGGTCTTGATGCCGTCGTGACGATGCTGGGGAATCCCGTCATCGCCATGGTGATTGCCTTACTCTTTGCCATCTGGTCCATGGGCTTACACCGTCAACGGACCATGAAGGAAATCAGTGGGACCATCGAAAGTGCCGTGAAGTCGATTGCCATGTTACTGATGGTCATCGCCGGGGGTTCCGCCTTTAAGCAAGTCTTGATTGATGGTGGGGTCGGGAAGGCCGTCCAACAATTGATGGTTAACTCGTCATTCTCCCCAATCATCTTGGCCTGGTTTATCACGGTCATCTTGCGGGTTTCTCTGGGGTCCGCAACGGTTGCCGGGATGACGGCTTCCGGATTGATCACGCCTTTAATGCATTCGTTAGGGGCCGATCCTGTCATGATTGCCTTGGCCATTGGGGCCGGGTCATTGGCGGCTTCTCACGTGAACGATGCCGGTTTCTGGATGTTCTCCGAATACTTTGACCTGAGTGTCAAGGACACCTTCAAAGTTTGGACCACGTTGGAAACGGTCATCTCCATCGTGGGGGTTATCATGGTCATGATCATGAACGCCATTTTCCATTAA
- a CDS encoding glycosyltransferase family 2 protein: protein MKTLSLVVPCYNEEESIPLFYRTVSKVIDKMNTPTPTVTPEYIFVDDGSSDHTLAEMQTLHQAHPETVHYRSFSRNFGKESALAAGLQATTGELVAVMDVDLQDPPELLPKMFALIEHEGYDCVGTIQKERKGQSKLRAFLSSSFYRVINWISDVRIEPNARDYRLMTRQFVNTVLDLPEFNRFSKGIFSWVGYKTTYLTYESQPRAAGKSHWSLSQLFSYSIEGIIDFSNAPLRLATWVGSISFFLSIIGLIFVVVRALTVGGSVAGWPSLVVIMLLIGGIQLFCLGILGQYINKIYLETKHRPKYIVREEK, encoded by the coding sequence ATGAAAACTTTAAGTCTAGTCGTTCCTTGCTATAACGAGGAGGAGTCCATTCCATTATTTTACCGAACCGTTAGCAAGGTGATCGACAAAATGAACACCCCGACCCCCACGGTCACACCCGAATACATCTTCGTGGACGATGGGTCGTCGGATCACACCTTAGCGGAGATGCAGACGCTGCACCAAGCGCACCCGGAAACCGTCCACTACCGGTCGTTTTCCCGGAACTTTGGTAAGGAGTCCGCTTTAGCCGCTGGCCTACAGGCTACGACCGGGGAACTCGTAGCCGTCATGGACGTCGATCTGCAAGATCCACCCGAGCTTTTACCGAAAATGTTTGCGCTAATTGAACACGAGGGTTACGACTGTGTCGGCACCATCCAGAAGGAACGCAAGGGGCAAAGTAAGCTGCGCGCCTTTCTCTCCAGTAGCTTCTATCGGGTCATCAACTGGATTTCCGACGTGCGGATTGAACCCAACGCCAGAGATTACCGGTTAATGACTCGTCAATTCGTGAACACGGTCTTAGATCTGCCCGAATTTAACCGTTTTTCTAAAGGCATCTTCAGCTGGGTCGGCTACAAGACCACCTATCTGACCTACGAGAGTCAACCCCGGGCCGCCGGCAAGTCGCACTGGAGTCTTAGTCAGCTGTTCTCGTATTCGATCGAGGGCATCATCGACTTCTCCAACGCGCCGTTACGACTGGCCACCTGGGTCGGCAGCATCTCCTTTTTCCTGTCGATCATCGGGCTGATCTTCGTCGTGGTGCGCGCCCTAACCGTGGGTGGCTCCGTGGCGGGTTGGCCGTCACTCGTGGTCATCATGTTGTTGATTGGCGGGATTCAGCTGTTCTGCTTAGGTATCCTAGGCCAGTACATCAATAAGATCTACCTGGAAACCAAGCACCGGCCGAAGTACATTGTCCGGGAAGAAAAATAA
- the wecB gene encoding non-hydrolyzing UDP-N-acetylglucosamine 2-epimerase, producing MTKPIKVMTVFGTRPEAIKMAPIILAMQQRPAEFTPITVVTAQHREMLDQVLEIFHIQPDYDLNIMRPNQTLSGITTRVLEHLDQVLTEAQPDIVLVHGDTTTTFAASVSAFYHKTLLGHVEAGLRTWDKYSPYPEEMNRQLTDILSDLYFAPTDLSRQNLLKQAHPDDQIYVTGNTAIDALKQTVDANYHHAVLDQVQTGHRLILLTMHRRENQGQPMHVVLHAIRQVVEAHPDVEVIYPVHLSPAVQKVAHAELDGMDRIHLIDPLDVVDFHNLAARSYFIMTDSGGVQEEAPSLNKPVLVLRDTTERPEGVTSGTLKLVGTDPQKVTTAMETLLNDTTAYQAMAQAKNPYGDGHASEQILAAIEEKINGGKA from the coding sequence ATGACGAAACCGATTAAAGTAATGACCGTTTTTGGCACCCGACCGGAGGCCATTAAAATGGCCCCGATCATTTTAGCCATGCAGCAACGGCCAGCAGAATTTACGCCGATCACCGTGGTCACGGCCCAACACCGTGAGATGCTTGATCAGGTCTTAGAGATTTTTCACATTCAGCCGGATTATGACTTAAATATTATGCGACCAAACCAGACGCTCAGTGGCATTACCACCCGGGTCTTGGAACATCTAGATCAGGTTTTGACCGAAGCGCAGCCCGACATCGTGTTGGTTCACGGGGACACAACCACGACCTTCGCGGCCAGCGTGAGTGCCTTTTACCACAAGACCCTACTGGGGCACGTGGAGGCGGGATTGCGTACCTGGGACAAGTACTCGCCGTATCCCGAAGAGATGAACCGGCAGTTAACCGACATCTTAAGCGACCTGTACTTCGCGCCAACCGACCTGTCCCGGCAGAACCTGTTGAAGCAGGCCCATCCGGATGATCAGATCTATGTGACGGGTAACACCGCCATCGACGCGCTTAAGCAGACCGTTGATGCCAACTATCACCACGCCGTACTAGACCAGGTTCAAACCGGTCACCGGTTGATTTTACTGACCATGCACCGGCGGGAGAACCAGGGACAACCCATGCACGTGGTGCTCCACGCCATCCGACAGGTGGTTGAAGCCCATCCCGACGTGGAGGTCATCTATCCGGTCCACTTAAGTCCGGCAGTGCAAAAGGTCGCCCACGCCGAATTAGACGGCATGGACCGCATTCACCTGATTGATCCGCTAGACGTGGTCGACTTTCACAACCTAGCGGCCCGGAGCTACTTTATCATGACCGACTCGGGCGGGGTTCAAGAAGAGGCCCCGTCCCTGAATAAACCAGTACTGGTCCTACGAGACACCACGGAGCGGCCTGAGGGCGTTACCAGTGGGACCCTGAAGTTGGTCGGGACCGACCCGCAAAAGGTCACCACGGCCATGGAAACGCTCTTAAACGATACCACGGCTTATCAGGCCATGGCCCAAGCCAAGAATCCGTATGGTGACGGCCACGCGTCGGAACAAATTTTGGCCGCAATTGAAGAAAAAATCAATGGAGGCAAAGCGTAA
- a CDS encoding nuclease-related domain-containing protein, which produces MAETAYDRAEIKTTEQLSEIMRHIHHEAGKHHERFDYKILRNVHFANKVKNPVTQEMNDGDSWRVMQIDNLLVTSFGVINVESKYWRGMIFHDLSDEIFSSSLNEFSAVNLRHKEKDTTKALTNQLDRFFLPNLSEENESLTQGYTLSLEQDGREKRTVTLHTGIGNPATQAELSSKLLVRYINSEITMHKQLENKSDRIIDFVKPLVYYNYYDRYDHSNSLVVGNKTKLNPHDAYNCTAVANYHDLATFIETFRQAKRVRFSRRTLEKMIGTLKFAEDYGSF; this is translated from the coding sequence ATGGCTGAAACAGCGTATGACCGCGCGGAAATTAAGACGACCGAACAGTTGTCCGAAATCATGCGGCATATTCATCATGAAGCGGGCAAGCACCACGAACGGTTTGACTATAAGATCTTACGGAACGTGCACTTCGCTAACAAGGTCAAGAATCCGGTCACCCAAGAAATGAACGACGGGGATTCTTGGCGGGTGATGCAAATCGATAATTTACTGGTGACCTCGTTTGGCGTCATTAACGTAGAAAGTAAATACTGGCGGGGGATGATCTTTCACGATTTATCCGATGAAATCTTCTCGTCGAGTTTGAACGAATTTTCCGCGGTCAATCTACGGCACAAGGAAAAGGACACCACCAAGGCACTCACCAACCAGCTGGACCGGTTCTTTTTACCGAACCTCTCCGAAGAAAACGAATCGTTGACGCAGGGGTACACGTTGAGCCTGGAACAAGACGGGCGGGAGAAGCGCACGGTGACGCTGCATACGGGGATCGGTAACCCGGCCACGCAGGCGGAACTGTCGTCGAAACTCCTGGTGCGCTACATCAACAGTGAAATTACCATGCACAAACAACTGGAAAATAAGAGTGACCGGATCATCGACTTTGTGAAGCCCCTAGTCTATTACAACTATTATGACCGGTACGACCACAGCAACTCGCTGGTCGTCGGCAATAAGACCAAGTTAAATCCCCACGACGCCTATAACTGTACGGCGGTGGCCAACTACCATGACTTAGCCACCTTTATCGAAACCTTCCGGCAGGCTAAGCGGGTGCGGTTCAGTCGCCGCACACTCGAAAAAATGATTGGGACCCTGAAATTCGCCGAGGACTACGGGTCATTTTAA
- a CDS encoding YihY/virulence factor BrkB family protein, producing the protein MSRWQKFYTRTRMVITTITRHYQMANVSDSAVVLAYYLLLSLFPALLVLASLLPYLHIDTQTVLNGIEPIVPESIYDMLGPIIHSFLNRRSGGVLSIGVVVALWSSSRAVAAFQRTVNRAYGVAEHQNALVNRVGAFFWMVVLIALMFGLMLVFSFSQIILEQLTPLLHLPTQILTYVNAVRWPVTFVVTFFILLILFFFVPNARLKWRFVWPGALIAAMGWLLLSQAFSLYLKYFMHNIDSYKTIGTFIVLMFWLDFTGMILMFGAVVNASIQELVAGPAEEQAQLRQLLRRRNAKKE; encoded by the coding sequence GTGAGTCGCTGGCAAAAATTTTACACGCGCACGCGCATGGTGATTACGACCATCACGCGGCACTACCAGATGGCTAACGTCTCCGACTCGGCGGTGGTGTTGGCGTACTATCTCTTATTATCGTTATTTCCGGCATTGCTGGTCTTGGCCAGTCTCTTACCGTACCTTCACATTGACACGCAAACGGTACTGAACGGGATCGAACCCATCGTGCCCGAAAGCATCTACGATATGTTGGGCCCCATCATCCATTCCTTTCTGAATCGACGCAGCGGGGGGGTCCTGTCCATCGGGGTCGTCGTGGCCCTGTGGTCGTCTTCCCGCGCAGTTGCGGCCTTTCAGCGAACCGTGAACCGGGCCTACGGAGTCGCCGAGCACCAGAACGCGTTGGTCAACCGGGTGGGGGCCTTCTTCTGGATGGTCGTGTTGATTGCGTTGATGTTTGGGTTGATGCTGGTTTTTAGTTTTAGCCAGATTATTCTCGAACAGTTGACGCCCCTGCTACACCTGCCGACGCAGATTCTGACCTACGTCAACGCGGTTCGGTGGCCGGTCACCTTCGTGGTCACGTTCTTTATCCTGTTGATCCTCTTTTTCTTCGTCCCGAACGCCCGGTTGAAGTGGCGATTTGTGTGGCCAGGGGCGTTGATTGCGGCGATGGGCTGGCTGCTTTTATCGCAGGCGTTCTCGTTATATCTGAAGTACTTTATGCACAACATTGATAGCTATAAAACGATTGGGACCTTCATCGTCCTAATGTTCTGGTTGGATTTTACCGGAATGATTCTGATGTTTGGGGCGGTCGTGAACGCTTCGATTCAGGAGCTCGTGGCTGGCCCGGCGGAGGAACAGGCCCAGTTACGCCAGCTCTTGCGCCGGCGAAATGCTAAGAAAGAGTAG
- a CDS encoding flavodoxin → MLTAQVVFATITGNNEDIADIVTEKLEELGCQVTETEISQTDATDLQAADICVVCPYTYDQGALPDEGLDFYEDLQALDLTGKVYGVAGSGDTFYGDDYNVSVDKFAAAFQQAHATAGAPDVKINLSPDQADVQRLDAFAQQLVTSCQKH, encoded by the coding sequence ATGCTTACAGCACAAGTAGTCTTTGCCACCATCACCGGCAACAACGAAGACATTGCCGATATCGTTACCGAAAAACTCGAAGAACTCGGCTGTCAGGTGACCGAAACCGAAATTTCACAGACCGATGCCACCGATCTACAAGCCGCCGACATCTGCGTGGTCTGCCCGTACACCTATGATCAAGGGGCCTTACCCGACGAAGGGCTCGACTTCTATGAGGACCTGCAAGCACTCGACCTGACGGGCAAGGTTTACGGCGTGGCCGGGTCCGGCGACACCTTCTACGGCGACGACTACAACGTTTCCGTCGACAAGTTTGCCGCAGCCTTCCAACAGGCTCACGCCACGGCCGGCGCCCCGGACGTCAAGATCAACTTGTCGCCCGATCAGGCTGACGTTCAACGCTTGGACGCCTTTGCCCAACAACTGGTCACCAGTTGTCAGAAGCATTAG
- the recX gene encoding recombination regulator RecX, whose translation MIQAQKRAGRYNVYVDGHYAFPVSESVLIDFRLFKGMEIDQQLAAQLSAADDVAKAYNRALDYLSQQLRTAKEVRTKLAGLEIPPEVIDETLDRLEDLSLVDDAHYAASYVRTMMRTSDKGPRVIRQHLRQKGVLEHPIDEALKLYTPAARQTVGTAVAQKLAKRYRRQAFHTQEQKIRQGLMTRGFAGDEITAMLATLDLQPDVDEQAALLAKQGEKLWHKYRTLAANERKYKTKQALYRKGFGLDEIDHWLVGLAAADDD comes from the coding sequence ATGATTCAAGCTCAGAAACGGGCCGGCCGGTATAACGTGTACGTGGATGGCCACTACGCGTTCCCGGTCAGTGAAAGCGTCCTAATTGATTTTCGCCTGTTCAAGGGGATGGAAATCGATCAGCAATTGGCCGCCCAACTTAGCGCCGCCGATGACGTCGCTAAAGCCTATAACCGGGCATTGGATTATCTTTCACAGCAACTACGGACCGCCAAGGAAGTGCGGACCAAGCTGGCCGGACTAGAGATCCCACCGGAGGTTATTGACGAGACCCTCGATCGCTTGGAAGATTTGAGCCTCGTCGATGATGCGCACTATGCCGCCAGCTACGTGCGGACCATGATGCGGACCAGCGACAAGGGGCCGCGTGTGATTCGGCAGCATTTGCGACAAAAAGGGGTACTCGAACACCCCATCGATGAGGCGTTGAAGCTCTACACGCCGGCAGCGCGTCAGACCGTGGGGACGGCCGTGGCGCAGAAGCTAGCGAAGCGGTACCGTCGACAGGCCTTCCACACCCAGGAGCAGAAGATCCGTCAGGGATTGATGACCCGCGGGTTTGCGGGCGATGAGATTACGGCGATGCTAGCGACGCTTGATCTACAACCCGACGTTGATGAACAGGCCGCTTTGCTGGCCAAGCAGGGTGAGAAGTTGTGGCACAAGTACCGCACGCTAGCGGCCAACGAACGGAAGTATAAGACTAAGCAGGCCCTGTACCGTAAGGGGTTTGGCTTGGATGAAATCGACCATTGGCTAGTGGGGTTAGCCGCGGCCGATGATGACTAG
- a CDS encoding serine hydrolase domain-containing protein produces MKAKMGIFALATALVIGLGAGLIFWLNNQNQSQAETKPAAVQSSSVKPVKPKPKKVAPKKKQPAAPKNTAASRKIDAILRANRFVGTALVVRQGKPLYEKGFGYANYALQRKNGVNTEYQLASVQKSFTAGLIMKLAAEKKLALTDNLAKYYPQINGAQQITLRDMLDMKSGLTLEAFPDKLHSENGMIKFILKNVISNPAKIGQWNYAPVNYMLLAGIIQKVSGQSYQRYFTQNITQAFGLTHTGFVFNMNRQRDYAQGYQNEDPNDVVPNYQNKFPESRASMYYQYGTGQVYMSARDLYVGEREMLQGKLYPQADVNTLLTPGSASTYGGGDYIQPGYIRVHGLAYGHEATALLSKDGQDGVVLLTNYYRVNQLAQTPAIQIWNLLEAGELGK; encoded by the coding sequence ATGAAAGCAAAAATGGGGATTTTTGCGTTGGCAACGGCACTAGTGATTGGGTTAGGGGCTGGTCTGATTTTCTGGTTGAATAACCAGAATCAGTCACAGGCGGAAACCAAACCAGCGGCTGTTCAGAGTAGTTCCGTTAAGCCGGTTAAGCCCAAGCCTAAGAAGGTCGCACCGAAGAAAAAGCAGCCGGCCGCACCCAAGAATACCGCAGCTAGCCGGAAGATTGACGCCATTTTACGGGCCAACCGGTTCGTGGGGACGGCCTTGGTGGTTCGTCAGGGTAAGCCGTTATACGAAAAGGGGTTCGGGTACGCCAATTACGCGCTACAACGCAAGAATGGTGTTAACACGGAGTACCAGTTAGCGTCCGTGCAGAAGTCCTTTACCGCCGGGTTGATCATGAAGTTAGCTGCGGAAAAGAAACTGGCGTTGACCGATAATCTGGCAAAGTATTACCCACAGATTAACGGCGCCCAGCAGATTACTTTGCGCGATATGCTGGATATGAAGAGTGGGTTAACGTTGGAGGCCTTTCCGGATAAGCTCCATTCCGAAAACGGGATGATCAAGTTTATTCTCAAAAATGTCATTAGTAATCCGGCGAAGATTGGGCAGTGGAACTATGCGCCGGTAAACTATATGTTACTCGCCGGCATCATCCAAAAGGTGAGTGGGCAAAGTTACCAGCGGTACTTTACCCAAAACATTACGCAGGCGTTTGGGTTGACCCACACGGGGTTTGTCTTTAACATGAACCGGCAGCGCGATTACGCCCAGGGGTATCAGAATGAAGACCCGAACGACGTAGTGCCGAATTATCAGAATAAGTTCCCCGAATCGCGGGCGTCGATGTATTACCAATACGGGACCGGACAGGTCTACATGTCGGCACGCGACCTCTACGTGGGGGAACGGGAGATGCTGCAAGGAAAACTCTATCCGCAAGCCGACGTCAACACGTTGTTGACCCCGGGTTCCGCTTCGACTTACGGGGGTGGCGATTACATCCAACCGGGCTACATTCGGGTTCACGGGTTAGCTTATGGTCACGAAGCCACGGCGTTATTGAGTAAGGACGGCCAAGACGGCGTGGTCTTGTTGACTAACTATTACCGGGTCAATCAATTAGCCCAAACGCCAGCCATTCAGATTTGGAATCTGCTGGAAGCGGGGGAGCTAGGAAAATAG
- a CDS encoding YdeI/OmpD-associated family protein, which translates to MSQLPLSAYEPLIPQVADLLAADTDLQAFFNALTPGYQREWARFIFGVKAQATQQRHLAVMRTVFRAGYKSKRAYDSRPKED; encoded by the coding sequence ATGTCCCAATTACCATTAAGCGCCTACGAACCCCTGATTCCCCAAGTCGCCGACCTGTTAGCCGCCGATACCGATCTGCAAGCCTTTTTTAATGCCTTAACGCCCGGGTACCAACGCGAATGGGCCCGGTTTATCTTCGGGGTCAAGGCCCAAGCAACCCAACAACGCCATCTGGCCGTAATGCGCACGGTTTTTCGGGCCGGTTACAAGTCTAAGCGGGCCTACGACAGTCGGCCCAAGGAAGATTAG
- a CDS encoding DUF402 domain-containing protein, whose amino-acid sequence MTREARGPKEGDFITIKSYKHDGSLHRTWRDTMVLKTSENALIGVNDHTLVTEDDGRRWVTREPAIVYFHKHYWFNIVAMIRDNGVSYYCNLASPYVLDKEALKYIDYDLDVKVFPDGEKRLLDVDEYEAFSQRWHYGEETDRILKANVLTLVDWINHHKGPFSQAYVDLWYQRYQELLRRSH is encoded by the coding sequence ATGACGCGCGAAGCTAGAGGACCTAAGGAAGGCGACTTCATTACGATCAAAAGCTACAAGCATGATGGAAGTTTGCATCGAACTTGGCGCGATACCATGGTACTCAAAACAAGCGAAAACGCCCTGATTGGCGTCAATGATCACACTCTGGTCACTGAAGACGACGGGCGGCGGTGGGTGACTCGAGAACCCGCTATCGTTTATTTTCACAAGCATTACTGGTTCAATATCGTCGCGATGATTCGGGACAACGGGGTGTCGTATTACTGCAACTTGGCATCCCCCTACGTGCTGGATAAAGAAGCGCTGAAGTATATTGATTATGACTTGGACGTGAAGGTCTTTCCCGACGGCGAGAAACGGTTACTCGACGTTGATGAATACGAGGCTTTCAGTCAGCGCTGGCATTACGGCGAGGAGACTGATCGGATCTTAAAGGCCAACGTTTTAACGCTGGTCGATTGGATCAATCACCATAAGGGCCCCTTTTCTCAGGCCTACGTTGATTTATGGTATCAACGTTATCAAGAATTGCTGCGGCGATCCCATTAG
- a CDS encoding AI-2E family transporter → MLLKWLANSRLLFWSVELLIVATLIWVCTQISFLFSPIGIFLSVIFTPLLLSGILFYLLNPIVKLLERVHWKRLHFNRTAAVALVFLGLIAVIGYGAAWVVPRLVSQITNLVGNIPDFARSSEAVLKQAAHHPWLQQIDFSKYLTQLQNSLAKYAESVMSGITSGIGTVVGTVTSVTVTAVTVPVMLFYMLKDGEKLLPAIRKLLPEKHADQTMELLSRMNATIARYIGGQILECLFVGTFTALGYMLIGEKYALLLGVFAGLCNLIPYIGPYLGILPALIVAFTISTNVVLYVIIVVVVVQQIDGNLVYPNIIGRTLQIHPLTIIIILLAAGNIAGLLGMILAIPLYAVVKTVVQYLYSIWQLEHPASTQENLKK, encoded by the coding sequence ATGCTGTTGAAATGGTTGGCTAATTCACGACTGCTCTTTTGGTCGGTGGAACTATTGATTGTCGCCACGTTGATTTGGGTGTGTACCCAGATTAGTTTTCTGTTCTCACCGATTGGGATTTTTCTGTCGGTGATTTTTACCCCGTTACTGTTGTCGGGAATTCTTTTTTATCTGTTGAACCCCATCGTGAAGCTCTTGGAGCGGGTGCACTGGAAACGACTGCATTTTAACCGCACCGCTGCGGTGGCGCTCGTCTTTCTGGGCTTAATTGCCGTGATTGGGTACGGTGCGGCCTGGGTGGTGCCGCGGTTAGTCTCGCAGATTACCAATCTGGTGGGCAACATTCCCGACTTTGCGCGGTCCAGTGAGGCGGTCTTAAAGCAGGCCGCTCATCATCCGTGGTTGCAACAGATCGATTTTTCCAAGTACCTGACGCAACTGCAAAACTCGCTGGCCAAATACGCGGAGAGTGTTATGAGTGGCATTACCTCGGGCATTGGGACCGTGGTGGGCACCGTGACGTCGGTGACCGTGACCGCCGTGACGGTGCCGGTGATGTTGTTCTACATGTTAAAGGACGGCGAGAAATTGTTGCCGGCCATCCGCAAGCTCTTACCGGAAAAGCACGCCGATCAGACCATGGAATTGCTGAGCCGGATGAACGCGACGATCGCCCGTTACATTGGCGGTCAGATCTTGGAGTGTTTGTTTGTCGGTACCTTTACGGCGTTGGGGTACATGCTGATTGGTGAGAAATACGCGCTATTGTTAGGCGTATTTGCGGGATTGTGTAACCTGATTCCCTACATTGGTCCCTACCTCGGGATCTTACCCGCACTGATCGTGGCCTTTACCATCAGTACCAACGTGGTGCTATACGTGATCATTGTGGTCGTGGTCGTGCAACAGATTGACGGTAATTTGGTGTATCCCAACATTATTGGTCGGACGTTGCAGATTCATCCGTTGACCATCATCATTATCCTGCTGGCGGCGGGAAACATTGCCGGGTTACTGGGGATGATTCTCGCTATCCCGTTATATGCGGTGGTCAAGACCGTGGTGCAATACTTGTACAGCATTTGGCAGTTGGAACACCCGGCGTCAACCCAAGAAAATCTCAAGAAATAA
- the tagD gene encoding glycerol-3-phosphate cytidylyltransferase, with amino-acid sequence MKKVITYGTFDLLHKGHIRLLKRAKALGDDLTVCLSSDEFNAEKGKRAYTSYEDRKYILEAIRYVDRVIPEKGWDQKIRDVQDNDIDIFVMGDDWKGKFDFLKDYCEVIYLPRTEGISTTKIKHDLGLADDEAWKEED; translated from the coding sequence ATGAAAAAAGTAATTACGTACGGAACGTTTGACTTGCTCCACAAGGGGCACATTCGGCTATTGAAGCGTGCCAAGGCCTTGGGCGATGACTTAACCGTGTGCTTATCTTCCGACGAATTCAATGCCGAAAAGGGTAAGCGCGCTTACACGTCTTATGAAGACCGGAAATATATTCTCGAAGCTATCCGTTACGTTGACCGGGTCATTCCCGAAAAGGGTTGGGACCAGAAGATTCGTGACGTTCAAGACAACGACATCGATATTTTTGTGATGGGTGACGACTGGAAGGGAAAGTTCGACTTCTTGAAGGACTACTGTGAAGTCATCTACCTGCCACGGACCGAAGGCATCTCAACCACTAAGATCAAGCACGACTTGGGCTTAGCGGACGACGAAGCCTGGAAGGAAGAAGATTAG